The following is a genomic window from Sphingobacterium spiritivorum.
GATCAGTTGATACTTATATGAAAAAGATAGTCTATATATTGTCACTATGCTATATTCTGGTAGCATGTGAGAAAAGAGAAAATTTACCGGTATCCTTATCGGTCAGTACAGAAAAAGTAAATTATAAAGTCGGCGATACCGTTCGTTTTACATTAAGCGGTAATCCGGATCAGTTGGTATTCTGGTCAGGAGAGGAAAGTCACCGTTACATCTATCGTGACCGGACACGTGCTGAGAGTGAAGTTATCCAGCTTTCATTTGCGACAAACAGGCGCTATGGGGCAGATGCCCAGCAGCCGGGTTCTTTGCGCTTACTTGCTACTCAGAATTTTAATGCAGTATATGATGCTACAGGCATCAAACCATCCGATTGGGTGGATATTACAAGTGCTTTTACACTCTCACCCATTCAGTCTAATGATGCTACATATGCACCTTCAGGTACAGTCAATATATTGGCCTTACAACAGACAGGTTTGACTGTAGATGTTCAAAAACCGATCTATTTTGCGTTTAAGTATACCGGTGTGACAGGATCTACACAGCCTCGCTGGTGGATCAATGCATTTAATATAAATACTATAACCAGTGACGGACAGGTGCTTACCGTATCCGGAATCAAAGAAGCCGGATGGAAGTTCGTAAAGGTGTTGCCTTCTTCTCCGGTTACCTGGATTTTCGGTACAGATAATATCCTCAAATATGCCGGAGGAGCCGCTGCGGTAGGAAGTAATCAGGTGTGGGCAGTGACCGCAGGTCTGAACCTGACAAGTGTAAGTCCGGATACAGGTGTTGCGCTCAAAAACATGGCCACCCGAATGGATACCTACAGTCATGTCTATACAAAACCGGGTAAATATACTGTAACCTTTGTGGCTGCCAATGCCAATATATACGGACAAGATCAGGTTACTAAAGATGTAACGATTAATGTGGCGGAATAAGAACTTAACGGAACTCAAATCATAAAATAAATTATATATCTATATGACACTATTATTTAAAGTCACAGCGCTGTCTATGTTAGCCGTTACGCTGGCTTGCTCCTCCACTTCAGGCAATTTTGTTGCGAAGGATTTCGAAAGGGCAGAAGAGCAGTACACCGTATTACTCAACAATTCCAAAGATATCACCATTTTTCCGCGGACATTGGATTCTGCAGGCAATGTGAAAGGTACGGATGTGTGGGATTGGACAGGAGGTTTTTTTGCGGGAAGCCTGTGGAATATATACGAATACAGCAAAGATCCCAAATGGGAAGCTACAGCCATAAAATGGACGGAAGCACTGGAAGAAGGGAAATTTCTGACACAGCATCATGATATCGGATTTGTCATGTATTGTTCCTATGGTAACGCTATAAAAAATCTGAAAGACACAGCAAAAATAAATGCATACAATAAGATACTGATCCAGTCCGGTGAATCGGCTCTGACTCGTTTTAACCCAAAGGTAGGGTTGATTAAATCATGGAATTCAAAGATGTCATGGGATAAAAAGACACTTTGGAATTATCCTGTCATCATCGATAATATGATGAATCTAGAAATGCTTTTTTATGTAAGCAAACTGACAGGAGATGATAAATACAAAAAAGTAGCCATCAGCCATGCTGATCAGACAATGAAATACCATTTCCGTCCGGATTACAGCACCTACCATGTGGTTGATTATGATACCACCTCCGGTAAAGTATTACATCAGCAGACCAATCAGGGTTTTGCGGACAATTCTACATGGTCCAGAGGGCAAGCCTGGGCAGTATACGGATATACGGTAATGTACCGGGAGACCAAAGATCCGAAATATCTGACGACAGCAGAGCATGCAGCAGATTTTTTTCTGAATCATGCTAATTTGCCTGAAGATAAAATACCATACTGGGATTTCAATGTGAACCAGGAAGGCTATAAACCTGATTGGGCATATGATTCAAAACGATTTGATGTTATACGCCGTGATGCTTCTGCTGCAGCTGTTATTGCCTCAGCACTACTGGAGCTCAGCGGATACGCACAGGAAAAAGGAAAAGCATACCTGAATGCGGCTGAACAAATTCTTAAGGCCCTTTCTTCAGATGAATATCTGGCCAAAAAGGGTACAAATGGAGGCTTTCTACTCTTGCATTCTGTAGGCAGTATGCCACATAACAGTGAAATCGATGTGCCGTTGACATATGCAGATTATTATTTTCTGGAAGCACTTAACCGCTATCGAGAGCTGAAAAAATAGATAAAAACTAGTTGCCAAAGTAAGATCAGTCAGGCTGATCAGGCAGTCGCTATAAAATACCCTCTCTTTTTTAAGGAGAGGGTAATCACAACTTTACAAAATACAAGTAGACCCTGAACCTGCATACCTCACGGTACTCAAGGATTCAGGGTCTCGTTTTTGGACCTTATATGTCTGTTAAAAATTAATAATTGAGCGACAGACCGGCGCCGAATCCCATATCACTGTCATAGTGGGTTCGTATACTCATATTCTTTGTCAGGATGTAATTAAGCCCAAGCATGTACTCCTGATCTGTATTGTACATAAAATCACCGCGCAATCTTTTTGAAAGCGGTATATCCTCGCGCATGACAGCCAGACGAACAATACCATCGTGATAGACCTCTGCCTGAAAATTAATGAGCATTGGCAGGGTGTACATAAAACCTAAACTGACTGCACCTCTTTTGTCTTTCTTATTAGTCTGTCCGAATAGATTCTTTTCATGTTCATCTTTTCCCATTTTACGGTAACGCCAGTCAAAACCTACAAAAGGCATCAGCCACTGCATTTTTCCGATATATCTGCCTACATGCGTCTCTACTTCATAGCCATGCATGTCATTATAACCCAGTCGCCATTCCGTTCCGACACTCCATCTTGCATTCTGCACCATCGCCTGACCGTCATTACCATTTGTGGCAAAATCATTCTGCGCCATAAAATGCCACATATTACTTTCTTTTTGAAGCATCTTATAAGCGCCGGCCTTGTCAGGCAGGATAGGGTTTTGATAATCGCCCACTTCAAACACCCTGTTCATCCCGGACATCATGTGATATAAGATATGACAATGAAAAAACCAGTCACCTTCCTCATTGGCCAGAAATTCAATCGTATCGGTCTCCATTGGCATAATATCCAGTACATTTTTTAACGGAGACTTATCACCCTTCCCGTTGATCACTCTGAAATCAAATCCGTGCAAATGCATAGGGTGTCGCATCATAGAGTTGTTGTACAGCGTGATGCGTAGAATCTCTCCTTTTTTAACCGGTATTTTGTCTGTTTCCGAAAGGACTTTGTTATCCATACTCCATACATAACGATTCATGTTTCCGGTCAGTACAAATTTTAATTCTTTAACGGGAGCATCTTTCGGAAGTCTGGTGTCGTAAGGAGAGGACAACATGGAATAGTTGAGGGTCACGATATCACCCAAAGCATTTGCATTATAGCGGTTTGGATCAGCATCCATATTGTGTTTGCTATGATCCTGCTTTTTTGAATTGCTTCCCGTAATTTCAGGATACATGACGACATTCATATCCATTTTATTGAGACTCATCTGCATCCCCATATCATCCAGATCGCCATTCATTTTCATCATATCATTCATCATCTTCATGCCTTCAAAATACTTAAGACGCGGAAGAGGAGAGAGCAATTGCTTGACACCATTACCGATAAAGTAACTGGACGAATTGGTACGGTCTTCAGTCGTTGCCATAAATTCATAGGCTATACCATCTTCCGGGATGGTCAGCACCACATCGTACGTCTCAGATACAGCTATAATCAGCCGATCTACTTCTACAGGTTCTACATCATTACCGTCATTGGCGACCACGGTTATTTTTCCTCCTGCATAACGGAGCCAAAAGTAAGATGAAGCGCCCCCGTTAGAGATACGAAGCCTTACTTTATCGCCGGCTTTGAGCGGTTTGCCGTCTACGCTTTTGAGGTCTGTAAATGGATTGCCATTCATTAAGATCTTATCATAATATACATCACTGACATCCATAGCCAGCATTCGCTTCCATTCATTCTTAAGCTTGATTTTGAGCTTTCCTTCTTTGACAGCTTCAGCATAGGATTGTGTAGCGCCTTTTTTTATTGCTGCCCAGTCGTTTGCATTGTGCAGCATCCGGTGCACATTATCCGGATTCAGATTAGTCCATTCACTGAGTATGAGCGGTACGGCAGGTAGGTCATCAATACCTTTTCTGAACGTTTTGTCATTTGCTCTTTTCTTCATGATGAAACTTCCGTACATACCGATTTGCTCCTGTAGCCCCGTATGAGAATGATACCAGTGCGTACCGTTTTGAATAATGGGAAACCGGTAAGTAAAAGTAGCTCCGGGTGCGATCTGGGGTTGAGTCAGATAAGGTACGCCATCTTCCTTATTCGGAAGAAACAAACCGTGCCAGTGTAAGGAGGTATTTTCTTTGAGCTCATTATGAACCACAATCTCCGCAGTGTCACCTTGAGTAAATTCCAATGTAGGCATAGGTATCTGCCCGTTGACGGCAATAGCCCTCTTGTTTTTGCCTGCATAGTTTACGATAGTATCTCTTACATACAGATCGTAGCGTTTGACTTGCTGAGCTCCTGATTCCATCAGAATGAACAAAGCGAAAAGAGATATAAATATTAATCTTAGTTGATGTTTCATTTAAATTTAAATTATGAACCGTTCGCTGAACAGCTCAAAATGAAGATATTATTTGTCGTTTTAGCATAGTTACAGTTTTTCTTCTTTTATGATCAATTCATTAAAATAAGAAATCAGTTCGTCACGTTCATCCTTTGACAGCGATCCATGCATCAGGCTATACGAAGTCAACGGCATACTACCGTCTTCGAGCACCTGAATTACACTGTTAAATTTAGTTAGTTTCTTACGCTTTCTGTACGTGGTAAGCTCATCAAAGTTTAACCTTTCTTTTCCTTCTGTTATATGCGCAGACATCATATACTCTATCGGCTGAATAGTTGTATACCAGGGATATTCAGTATAATTACTGTGGCAATCAAAACAAAAGGTTTTTAACAAACTGTTAATGTTTTCCGGCGGTAAGAAATGCGTGGTAAAATTAAAACTGTTGTCCTCCCGGATATTTTTAGGAGTTGCAGGGATAAACTGGAGAATAACAAATACCCCTGTAATTATGCCTGCAACTATTCCTCTTGTTTTCATTAGTTTAAAGTTTCCGTCAGTGTTCCGCAGACCTTTTTCTCTATTCCAAGATATGGATTTTGTACCTCTCTGGTATCCGATAACCAGATCTGAGGTTTACTACTCAGCTTACACTCAAATTTGTAAAGGGTATGCTGTACACCCACTAATTTGATATAGTCATAAATGTCCTGGCTAATGATTTCATAGTGTTCTCTTTGATGGATAAGATTGTCTTTACTGTCAAGAATATGCTGAATATTTTCAGTTGTATTTTCCTGTATATCTTTCAATTCTTCCTGTGAAGCCGTGTTATCTGCAGGCTGTACTTTCAATACCTTTGCAAATGTATTCGCAGCTTGTATTATTTTATCCTGATCCTGCAGATAAAGAGATTTTCCCAAATCTAAATATGCTGTAACGATAGGGCTTGAATTGCCCGAGTCGGAAACCTCTGCTGTATCTTTCAACGATGAAACTGAATCTTCGGACTGAGTTTTGTTTGTTGTAGTTCCGGATTGACAAGCCATCAAAAATAGCGGAGCCAATACTAATATGATCATTCTTTTCATAATGTGAACTGATATATGTGTTAACTATTCCGACTTCTTATTTAATTGTTTCCTTTGTTGATCCGCATGTCAGCATCTGTGATCCATAGTACGGATTCTGTATTGCTTTTTCTTTGCTTAACCAATTGGCTCCTTTGCTGTCATTGAACATCGGACAATGATTATAGTATACGGTATATGCAGGATCAGTAGCTTTGATCAGTTTATAGATATGCTCTGATAATGTCATGAAAGCTATGCGTTGTTTTTCCAGTCCTTTTGAAGACTGAAGAGCAGCAGTCTGTTTTTCAAGATCTTTCATCACCATCATCCATACATCATGTTCTTTTGGCTGCAGTTCACCCATTTTAATTGCTGCAATGCCCGATTTTAAGTTTGCAGCACCTGCTGTTACAGCTTTGCTGTCACCTTTTATCAAGGCATCTTTTATTGTAAAGTAATTCTTGTACAAAGATTCGAGTTTAGACTCCTTGGCAGTATGTCCGTTGGTATCACCTGTGGTTGAATGATCCATTTTAGAATGGTCTGTTTCCTTCGATCCGTTGTCTGCCTGATGACTTGTTTTGATGCTGCCCTTGTACTGGCATTCAGGACTGAGCGCCTGATATACATCAGTAGGTGCGAGATACATTTCGTTATCGAATCCAGCTAAAGCCACGCGCTTCAGAACTTCATCTTTTGAGGTTTTCTGACTGTTATAAGTGAGTGCGGCTTTCTTTGTATTTGTATTCCAGTCGAGTGCAGCTTCCCCTTTTTTGCCTCCTGCCTTTTCAATAAGGGTTTTACAAGCTTCTGAATTTCCTTCGATGCGGATGGATTCAGTTTTTGCATTTTTGATCTGTGCAGCAGCCAGCACAGGTGTAGCTGCTATTCCTGATAATAAGATCAGTGAAAATATATTTTTGAATGATTTCATGTCAGTATTGTCTTTTGATACCCATGTTTCCAATAAGATTCAGGGTATGATGTCCATATAGATTAATTAGTATTATAATGTCACAAGTGGATATAATGTTTTACATCTACCGGTAAACAGAGAAGGTGCTGTCCTTACGGATAGGGCACACTTCTGGCTATACATTACCTGTTAAACTAGTCGCGGCGGCTGCCAGATGGATAAGACAACAGACAGGATCGACATGTCATTCTTCCAGAATACGGAGTTGCTGATGTCGAAAAGATGAGGATTGAATGTTAAATGGGATGATGCAGAAAGATTTACTTTTGCGGGTATATGACAAATCTGGCCGCTACATTTCTGATCACAATCTTTTGTTTCGTGATGTTTTTGCTGATCATCACAACAAGACTTTTGAGATTTGCTGTTGCGATCAGTGTTGCAGCTGGAAGATGATGCAGGCATATGTTCTGCCACGGGCTCACAGGAGAAAGCCTGCTGCGGAGAGAAGATCAAACCGAGCCATAAGACAGAAAATATGATATACCATGTTTTATACATCAGTACAAAATTAATGTATGAAGGCTGAAGAATAAAATCAATCTGTTATATTATTACAGAAAAGATGTGTAGAATTATGGTGACAGCCCGAATGATTGGTAAGTTGTTGTAAATGCTTTATAATTAGGGATTTTAAATATTTTAATCTTTTTAGTGGTAAAATATTGATGGATCATTCTGCCGGAATCTGAGAAATTCTATAACCATTATCCGAAATAATATAACTCCTATACGTCCATAATTGAGCATTTTTGTGCCGTATATGAAAAAAATATTTCTGCTTTTTCTTTCTTACCTGTATCTGATGTCAGCCTTTGGTGTGGCTATTCAGACACATTTCTGTAAAAAAGAAACTGTTCAGGAAACGAGTTTTTTCACTAAACCCATTCCCCGGGAAGAGCCTTGTGCGATCTGCGTAAGTAAAAATAAGGGACAGACCAGGAAAAAAGAAGGCTGTTGCCAGCACGAGACAAAAGTACTCAAGTTAACAGATGAGCAGCAGAAAATTGTCAAAACGGATCTGTCTTTCAAATTCTGGAATGAAGCCATTTTGCACCGGTTCTTTGGAGCTGTATTCGAATCCCCTTCAGTTCATCAGACCTCTGCCTTTGAGCACTATCCTCAACCTCTTCTCTCTGTACAGGTAACTCCGCTGTACATTTATCATTGTGTATATCGTATTTAGACAATAACCTCTTCCATTTAGCAGTCTCCTTACATTTTTTTTGAATGTAACATCCTGTCAGCAGATGCTGTTACGGGCCGGACTCTATTTATTGTCTCATTTTACTATATATGATATGTATCCAAAAATTATAGCATCAGGGATACTGTGTCTTGGATTCACCCTTGTACAAGGGCAGATTCTAACACTCCCGGATGCAGCAGAACGATCCGTTCAAAACTATCACAAAATCAAGGCTAAGAAGTCTTTAACAGATGCTTCTTCGGAAAATATATCTTTCCGTAAAAGTATGTACCTGCCCGATGTAACGGCTATGGTGCAGCAGTCATTCGGCTCGGTGAATGCACAGAATGGTCCCATGTACGCATATGGCGGTCTGGGTGTAGCATCTACGTCTATGCCTTTGGCCGAACAGAATTGGAATTCAGTATTCGGATCACTGTATCTGGCCAATATCAACTGGAATGTCTTTACTTTCGGCAGACTCAAAAGCGAGCTTTCTGCGGCACGGGCCGGTTATCAGGTGCAGGTTTCTGATTTAGACCAGGAGATTTTTCAGCATCAGATCAAAGTAGGTGCCGCTTACCTCAATCTCGTAGCCAGTCAACGTCTCAGATACGTGCAGGAGCGCAACCTGTTTAGGGCACAGGTATTTTATGATATGACAGAAAGCCGTGCAAACAGTGGTTTGATTCCGGAAGTTGATGCTTCCTTAGCCAAAGCAGAAGTGTCAAACGCCCGATCTGCGCAGATCAAAGCGTATGATAAGGTGTTGGCATATTCCACAGATCTGGCAGTGTTAATGGGTGAACCTTTTCAGCATTATAGCATAGATAGCCTTTACTATACTTCTGAACCTCCGGCAGCAATGGTATCCGGGCTATCTGCAGGACAACATCCGGTACTTTTACTTCAGCAACATAAAATCAATGAAAGTGTGGAGCAGGAAAAAGTAGCTCTTGCCACAAAGAGACCTTCACTGTCCGCATTTGGTGTGATTCAGGGAAGGGGTACAGGCTTCGACTGGAACTATGTCCAGGATAATACGGCTTATTCCTCATCTTACTGGAAAGGAGCAGGTATAGACAGAACCAATTATATAATAGGGTTCAATCTGAGCTGGAACATCAGTAATATCTTTCGTAATGATCATAAACAGAAGCAACAACAATACCTTACACAAGCTTTCAGAAATGATTATGAGCGGATGAATGAAGAGTTACTGGCGCAGGAAGCGTTGGCAAATGCACAA
Proteins encoded in this region:
- a CDS encoding HYC_CC_PP family protein, encoding MKKIFLLFLSYLYLMSAFGVAIQTHFCKKETVQETSFFTKPIPREEPCAICVSKNKGQTRKKEGCCQHETKVLKLTDEQQKIVKTDLSFKFWNEAILHRFFGAVFESPSVHQTSAFEHYPQPLLSVQVTPLYIYHCVYRI
- a CDS encoding DUF3347 domain-containing protein; this translates as MKSFKNIFSLILLSGIAATPVLAAAQIKNAKTESIRIEGNSEACKTLIEKAGGKKGEAALDWNTNTKKAALTYNSQKTSKDEVLKRVALAGFDNEMYLAPTDVYQALSPECQYKGSIKTSHQADNGSKETDHSKMDHSTTGDTNGHTAKESKLESLYKNYFTIKDALIKGDSKAVTAGAANLKSGIAAIKMGELQPKEHDVWMMVMKDLEKQTAALQSSKGLEKQRIAFMTLSEHIYKLIKATDPAYTVYYNHCPMFNDSKGANWLSKEKAIQNPYYGSQMLTCGSTKETIK
- a CDS encoding multicopper oxidase family protein: MKHQLRLIFISLFALFILMESGAQQVKRYDLYVRDTIVNYAGKNKRAIAVNGQIPMPTLEFTQGDTAEIVVHNELKENTSLHWHGLFLPNKEDGVPYLTQPQIAPGATFTYRFPIIQNGTHWYHSHTGLQEQIGMYGSFIMKKRANDKTFRKGIDDLPAVPLILSEWTNLNPDNVHRMLHNANDWAAIKKGATQSYAEAVKEGKLKIKLKNEWKRMLAMDVSDVYYDKILMNGNPFTDLKSVDGKPLKAGDKVRLRISNGGASSYFWLRYAGGKITVVANDGNDVEPVEVDRLIIAVSETYDVVLTIPEDGIAYEFMATTEDRTNSSSYFIGNGVKQLLSPLPRLKYFEGMKMMNDMMKMNGDLDDMGMQMSLNKMDMNVVMYPEITGSNSKKQDHSKHNMDADPNRYNANALGDIVTLNYSMLSSPYDTRLPKDAPVKELKFVLTGNMNRYVWSMDNKVLSETDKIPVKKGEILRITLYNNSMMRHPMHLHGFDFRVINGKGDKSPLKNVLDIMPMETDTIEFLANEEGDWFFHCHILYHMMSGMNRVFEVGDYQNPILPDKAGAYKMLQKESNMWHFMAQNDFATNGNDGQAMVQNARWSVGTEWRLGYNDMHGYEVETHVGRYIGKMQWLMPFVGFDWRYRKMGKDEHEKNLFGQTNKKDKRGAVSLGFMYTLPMLINFQAEVYHDGIVRLAVMREDIPLSKRLRGDFMYNTDQEYMLGLNYILTKNMSIRTHYDSDMGFGAGLSLNY
- a CDS encoding glycoside hydrolase family 88 protein codes for the protein MTLLFKVTALSMLAVTLACSSTSGNFVAKDFERAEEQYTVLLNNSKDITIFPRTLDSAGNVKGTDVWDWTGGFFAGSLWNIYEYSKDPKWEATAIKWTEALEEGKFLTQHHDIGFVMYCSYGNAIKNLKDTAKINAYNKILIQSGESALTRFNPKVGLIKSWNSKMSWDKKTLWNYPVIIDNMMNLEMLFYVSKLTGDDKYKKVAISHADQTMKYHFRPDYSTYHVVDYDTTSGKVLHQQTNQGFADNSTWSRGQAWAVYGYTVMYRETKDPKYLTTAEHAADFFLNHANLPEDKIPYWDFNVNQEGYKPDWAYDSKRFDVIRRDASAAAVIASALLELSGYAQEKGKAYLNAAEQILKALSSDEYLAKKGTNGGFLLLHSVGSMPHNSEIDVPLTYADYYFLEALNRYRELKK
- a CDS encoding DUF5017 domain-containing protein — its product is MKKIVYILSLCYILVACEKRENLPVSLSVSTEKVNYKVGDTVRFTLSGNPDQLVFWSGEESHRYIYRDRTRAESEVIQLSFATNRRYGADAQQPGSLRLLATQNFNAVYDATGIKPSDWVDITSAFTLSPIQSNDATYAPSGTVNILALQQTGLTVDVQKPIYFAFKYTGVTGSTQPRWWINAFNINTITSDGQVLTVSGIKEAGWKFVKVLPSSPVTWIFGTDNILKYAGGAAAVGSNQVWAVTAGLNLTSVSPDTGVALKNMATRMDTYSHVYTKPGKYTVTFVAANANIYGQDQVTKDVTINVAE
- a CDS encoding heme-binding domain-containing protein, coding for MKTRGIVAGIITGVFVILQFIPATPKNIREDNSFNFTTHFLPPENINSLLKTFCFDCHSNYTEYPWYTTIQPIEYMMSAHITEGKERLNFDELTTYRKRKKLTKFNSVIQVLEDGSMPLTSYSLMHGSLSKDERDELISYFNELIIKEEKL
- a CDS encoding DUF3347 domain-containing protein — encoded protein: MKRMIILVLAPLFLMACQSGTTTNKTQSEDSVSSLKDTAEVSDSGNSSPIVTAYLDLGKSLYLQDQDKIIQAANTFAKVLKVQPADNTASQEELKDIQENTTENIQHILDSKDNLIHQREHYEIISQDIYDYIKLVGVQHTLYKFECKLSSKPQIWLSDTREVQNPYLGIEKKVCGTLTETLN
- a CDS encoding TolC family protein; translated protein: MYPKIIASGILCLGFTLVQGQILTLPDAAERSVQNYHKIKAKKSLTDASSENISFRKSMYLPDVTAMVQQSFGSVNAQNGPMYAYGGLGVASTSMPLAEQNWNSVFGSLYLANINWNVFTFGRLKSELSAARAGYQVQVSDLDQEIFQHQIKVGAAYLNLVASQRLRYVQERNLFRAQVFYDMTESRANSGLIPEVDASLAKAEVSNARSAQIKAYDKVLAYSTDLAVLMGEPFQHYSIDSLYYTSEPPAAMVSGLSAGQHPVLLLQQHKINESVEQEKVALATKRPSLSAFGVIQGRGTGFDWNYVQDNTAYSSSYWKGAGIDRTNYIIGFNLSWNISNIFRNDHKQKQQQYLTQAFRNDYERMNEELLAQEALANAQYENARDNLKETKIQLESATLAYQQHSALYENGLTTLIDFTQALYALNRAEIEYEIAKNNIWQALLLQSAANGDLHMFLYSRSK